A DNA window from Paenibacillus andongensis contains the following coding sequences:
- the leuC gene encoding 3-isopropylmalate dehydratase large subunit: MSKKTMFQKIWDNHVINQEEGKPSVIYIDLHLVHEVTSPQAFEGLRLSGRKVRRPDLTYATMDHNVPTKDRFNITDPISKQQIDTLSQNCRDFGVTLFDLDSLDQGVVHVMGPELGLTHPGKTIVCGDSHTSTHGAFGALAFGIGTSEVEHVLATQTLQQSRAKSLEVRITGNLKPGVTAKDLILGVIAKYGTDFATGYVIEYTGEAIRGLSMEERMTVCNMSIEGGARAGLIAPDETTFNYLRGREYVPQGADFDAAVAEWSNLVTDEGAVYDWVLEFDADSLIPQVTWGTSPGMGTSITALVPDPQSFETENERKAAEKALEYMDLTPGTPMTELKVDYVFIGSCTNGRIEDLRAAAKIAQGYKVDPSVTAIVVPGSGRVKIQAEKEGLDKIFEGAGFEWRDAGCSMCLAMNPDVLQPGQRCASTSNRNFEGRQGRGGRTHLVSPAMAVAAAIKGHFYDVRDWEIKEYQQA, from the coding sequence ATGAGTAAAAAGACAATGTTTCAGAAGATTTGGGATAATCACGTTATTAACCAGGAAGAAGGCAAGCCCAGCGTCATCTATATTGACTTGCATCTGGTGCATGAAGTAACTTCACCGCAAGCTTTCGAGGGCCTTCGTTTATCGGGTCGTAAAGTTCGCAGACCAGACCTAACGTATGCGACGATGGATCATAACGTACCAACGAAGGATCGTTTCAACATCACAGATCCTATTTCCAAACAACAAATTGATACACTTTCGCAAAACTGCCGTGATTTCGGCGTTACATTGTTCGACCTAGATAGCCTTGACCAAGGTGTTGTACACGTTATGGGACCTGAGCTTGGACTTACACATCCAGGTAAAACAATCGTTTGCGGCGATAGCCATACATCGACACATGGCGCATTCGGCGCACTTGCTTTCGGTATTGGAACAAGTGAAGTGGAGCATGTTCTTGCTACACAAACACTGCAACAATCCAGAGCAAAATCATTGGAAGTACGCATTACAGGCAATCTGAAACCAGGCGTAACTGCGAAGGATTTGATTCTTGGTGTTATTGCTAAATACGGGACAGATTTTGCAACGGGTTATGTTATTGAATATACCGGTGAAGCGATTCGTGGACTTTCCATGGAAGAGCGTATGACGGTTTGTAACATGTCCATTGAAGGTGGAGCTAGAGCAGGTCTTATTGCACCTGACGAAACAACATTTAACTATCTGCGTGGCCGTGAATACGTTCCACAAGGTGCTGACTTTGACGCTGCAGTGGCAGAATGGTCTAACCTAGTTACAGACGAAGGCGCTGTGTATGATTGGGTGCTGGAGTTTGATGCTGATTCCTTGATTCCGCAAGTGACCTGGGGAACTAGCCCAGGAATGGGGACGAGTATTACAGCACTGGTTCCGGATCCGCAAAGCTTCGAAACAGAAAATGAACGTAAAGCTGCCGAAAAAGCGCTTGAATATATGGATTTAACACCAGGAACACCAATGACTGAACTGAAAGTTGATTATGTCTTCATCGGTTCTTGTACAAATGGACGTATCGAGGATCTTCGTGCAGCTGCCAAAATTGCACAAGGTTACAAGGTGGATCCAAGCGTTACAGCTATCGTAGTTCCAGGTTCCGGACGCGTTAAAATTCAAGCTGAGAAAGAAGGCTTGGACAAGATTTTTGAAGGTGCAGGCTTCGAATGGCGTGATGCGGGCTGCAGTATGTGTTTGGCCATGAACCCAGACGTTCTGCAACCAGGTCAACGCTGTGCATCGACATCCAACCGTAACTTCGAAGGTCGTCAAGGCCGCGGTGGACGTACGCATCTCGTGTCTCCAGCAATGGCTGTTGCTGCAGCAATCAAAGGTCATTTCTACGACGTTCGTGATTGGGAAATCAAAGAATACCAACAAGCTTAA
- a CDS encoding lmo0937 family membrane protein — translation MLWAIFVVILVLWALGIGFDIGGSLIHLLLVLAVISLVFNLVTGRRGS, via the coding sequence ATGCTTTGGGCCATTTTTGTTGTGATTCTTGTCTTGTGGGCTTTAGGAATCGGGTTTGATATCGGAGGTAGTTTAATCCATCTTCTGCTCGTTTTGGCCGTTATTTCTTTGGTATTTAATTTGGTTACAGGTAGAAGAGGTAGTTAA
- a CDS encoding LysR family transcriptional regulator, whose protein sequence is MELRQLQYAIQIAIERNFSRAAEKLHIAQPSLSQQLSKLEKEIGVLLFQRSTNSVELTHAGSLFVEKSQKILDMVEQLKKEMEDISQMKKGRLVVGSMPITGSTILPFVVPVFQAAYPDIEITLVEETSSNLETLTMNGQTDISLLSLPLREDSLVYETLLEEEIVLAVPPTHPLTASKEPIRIEQLEKEAFIALKKGQGFRKLTLELCQKAGITPNIVFESSNMETVQSLVAAGMGIGFVPFLISKRSFSELSPIHLTLEGRPTRTLVIAYRKGRYISKAAEAFVSTMKEVMRTIG, encoded by the coding sequence ATGGAATTACGTCAACTTCAATATGCGATTCAAATCGCGATCGAACGCAACTTTTCCCGCGCCGCGGAGAAACTTCATATTGCCCAGCCATCCCTAAGCCAGCAGCTATCCAAGCTAGAGAAAGAGATCGGTGTCCTTCTTTTTCAGCGCAGCACCAATTCGGTTGAGCTTACCCATGCTGGGTCCCTTTTCGTTGAAAAATCACAAAAAATCCTCGACATGGTCGAGCAGCTGAAGAAAGAAATGGAAGATATTTCACAAATGAAAAAAGGTCGCCTTGTCGTAGGCAGTATGCCAATTACGGGCTCAACGATCCTCCCTTTCGTTGTTCCTGTCTTCCAAGCGGCTTATCCGGATATTGAAATCACACTCGTTGAAGAGACCTCTTCTAACTTAGAAACACTTACAATGAATGGACAAACCGATATCTCATTGCTCTCCTTGCCTTTGCGAGAGGATTCTCTCGTTTATGAGACTTTGCTGGAGGAAGAAATCGTCCTCGCAGTACCTCCAACACATCCATTAACAGCAAGTAAAGAACCTATTCGAATCGAGCAATTAGAGAAGGAAGCTTTCATCGCTTTGAAAAAGGGACAAGGATTTCGCAAGCTAACACTGGAACTATGCCAAAAAGCAGGCATTACTCCCAATATCGTCTTCGAATCCAGCAATATGGAAACGGTTCAGTCCCTCGTCGCTGCAGGCATGGGAATCGGTTTCGTCCCTTTTTTAATTTCAAAAAGAAGCTTTAGTGAGTTATCACCCATTCACCTCACCCTTGAAGGCAGACCTACTCGCACGCTCGTTATTGCCTATCGCAAGGGCAGATACATCTCTAAAGCGGCCGAAGCCTTCGTTTCCACAATGAAAGAGGTTATGCGAACAATCGGTTAG
- a CDS encoding helix-turn-helix transcriptional regulator, giving the protein MNKTQRLIQLMMAVNERMQFTTKEMADEFGVSERTMHRDLQELSELGMPLYTEFGPHGGYRLLKKRMLPPILFSEQEAVAMFFAFQSLQYYGALPFAAESTSALNKFYHYLPTDTRVRIDALKDRVSFWTPTRTQGSPYLEQLLEASIDEIPLRMTYASKDGSTERVVQPIGIYASNGFWYFPSYCFQKEGFLLFRADRLLSLERAESEHPSKNFKHYTIGDWLLAGQEREAGPKSMKLQVKLTPAGVRTYERSHGLDANMRLNDDGSGRLVIDMHRSNLSYFSKYFLSLGADALVEEPLEMVNWIREQIRLMQHAYGNELT; this is encoded by the coding sequence ATGAATAAAACACAACGGTTAATTCAGCTCATGATGGCGGTAAACGAACGAATGCAGTTCACCACGAAAGAGATGGCCGATGAATTCGGCGTCTCGGAACGTACAATGCACCGCGATTTACAGGAGTTGAGTGAGCTTGGTATGCCGCTGTATACCGAATTTGGCCCACACGGGGGATATCGCTTATTAAAGAAGCGGATGCTCCCTCCGATTCTCTTCTCCGAACAAGAGGCTGTTGCGATGTTCTTCGCCTTTCAGTCGCTCCAGTATTATGGCGCGCTCCCTTTTGCAGCGGAATCGACTTCGGCTCTGAATAAGTTCTACCACTACCTCCCGACAGATACGAGGGTGAGAATCGATGCTCTTAAAGATCGAGTATCTTTCTGGACGCCTACGAGAACGCAAGGTTCCCCCTATTTGGAGCAGCTATTGGAAGCTTCTATTGATGAAATACCTTTACGCATGACCTACGCGTCCAAAGATGGATCCACAGAGAGAGTCGTGCAGCCAATTGGCATTTACGCATCCAATGGTTTTTGGTACTTCCCCTCCTATTGCTTTCAAAAAGAGGGATTTCTCTTATTTCGCGCAGATCGCTTACTTAGCTTGGAACGAGCCGAATCCGAACACCCAAGCAAAAACTTTAAACACTACACAATTGGTGATTGGCTGTTAGCGGGGCAAGAGCGTGAGGCAGGCCCCAAGTCAATGAAGCTCCAAGTGAAACTGACTCCAGCTGGAGTTAGGACTTATGAGCGTAGCCATGGACTGGACGCAAATATGAGACTCAATGACGATGGCAGTGGACGATTAGTTATAGACATGCATCGAAGCAATTTATCATACTTTTCAAAGTATTTTCTCAGTCTGGGTGCGGACGCTCTAGTCGAAGAGCCCTTGGAGATGGTGAACTGGATTCGAGAGCAAATTCGTCTGATGCAGCATGCCTATGGGAATGAGTTGACTTGA
- a CDS encoding SDR family NAD(P)-dependent oxidoreductase has translation MHTKNLQGRVALVTGSSRGGGRGIAIALGEAGATVYVTGRSTRAKSTRPDLTGTIEDTAEAVAQRGGLGIAVRCDHTIDTDVKALYERIKQEQGTLDIVVNNAWGGYEDYYDVDFSVPFWEQPMTRWDKMFEAGLRAQMVSSRYAMSNFYLEQNRGLLINTGVYSDFGGDYPVNVFYDTVKRAVANMTRAMSQNLKANHIDVTALTLAPGWMRTEAVYKHYGLEPGDPDFMKVEALHSTESVEYIGRAVVALASDPHINQKAGQLLEVGALAEQYGFTDIDGRRIPPFRV, from the coding sequence ATGCATACAAAAAACCTGCAAGGACGAGTTGCTTTGGTTACCGGTTCCAGTCGAGGCGGAGGACGCGGCATTGCCATAGCACTTGGGGAGGCTGGAGCAACTGTCTATGTGACAGGACGCAGTACCAGAGCGAAGTCCACGAGACCTGATCTTACGGGTACGATTGAAGATACCGCTGAAGCCGTTGCGCAGCGCGGTGGATTAGGAATCGCTGTTCGTTGTGACCATACCATTGACACAGATGTCAAAGCTTTATACGAACGTATTAAACAAGAACAAGGAACACTAGATATAGTGGTCAATAATGCTTGGGGCGGTTACGAGGATTATTATGATGTCGATTTCTCTGTTCCCTTCTGGGAGCAGCCAATGACGCGTTGGGACAAAATGTTCGAGGCAGGACTGCGTGCTCAGATGGTTTCAAGCCGGTATGCAATGTCTAACTTTTACCTCGAACAAAATCGCGGTCTTCTGATTAACACAGGCGTCTACTCTGACTTTGGGGGTGACTACCCTGTCAATGTTTTTTATGACACGGTGAAACGAGCCGTTGCGAACATGACGCGTGCTATGTCTCAAAATCTGAAAGCAAACCATATCGATGTAACCGCACTTACTTTAGCCCCTGGCTGGATGCGTACGGAAGCCGTTTATAAGCATTATGGCTTAGAACCAGGCGATCCTGATTTCATGAAAGTCGAAGCACTTCATTCGACGGAATCTGTGGAATATATCGGTCGAGCCGTTGTCGCTTTGGCATCCGATCCTCATATAAATCAAAAGGCAGGTCAGCTTCTCGAGGTAGGCGCACTAGCGGAACAGTATGGCTTCACGGATATCGATGGCAGACGAATACCGCCTTTCCGGGTTTAG
- a CDS encoding SgcJ/EcaC family oxidoreductase: MVDVKEQDTNAILAIFEALGKAWNEHNGQAFGQCFTDEADYVTFNGQHIKGRQDIAEIHQKLFDGVLRGSSMVNGGSIQIRFLTPDMAVAHCVGAVKLRWQKKAPKNRDSINTNVIVKENGDWKIAAFHNCRIQPPNFIQKWFMK; this comes from the coding sequence ATGGTGGATGTTAAAGAACAAGACACGAATGCGATACTCGCGATTTTTGAGGCGCTTGGCAAAGCTTGGAATGAGCATAATGGGCAGGCGTTTGGTCAATGTTTCACAGATGAGGCGGATTATGTCACCTTCAACGGACAGCATATTAAGGGTCGCCAAGACATTGCGGAAATTCATCAAAAGCTGTTTGATGGTGTGTTGAGAGGCTCGTCAATGGTGAATGGCGGTTCAATTCAGATCCGCTTTCTAACTCCCGACATGGCTGTTGCTCATTGTGTGGGTGCGGTTAAACTCAGATGGCAGAAAAAGGCACCAAAGAACAGAGATTCCATCAATACGAATGTGATTGTCAAAGAAAATGGCGATTGGAAAATTGCAGCTTTTCATAACTGCCGCATCCAACCGCCGAATTTTATTCAAAAATGGTTTATGAAGTAA
- a CDS encoding cysteine dioxygenase — translation MTLLSAIEQTFCKLQEPSLEQLKEALQSLSSILHEVPGYKTEPKHLPYGRNVVYSTKDLEVIVIHIPASEATAIHNHGTSIGSACLVEGTLVNTKYRLDSEGYPVAQTDDYIGSGEYFEAPCEQIHQLSNPFHEPAVSIHVYSPPLQGVTRYLPYSEILDYVI, via the coding sequence ATGACCTTATTAAGCGCAATTGAGCAGACGTTCTGTAAATTGCAAGAACCCTCATTAGAACAGCTGAAGGAAGCCCTACAATCCTTAAGCAGCATACTCCATGAGGTGCCTGGTTATAAAACTGAGCCCAAACATTTACCTTATGGTCGTAATGTCGTTTATAGCACGAAAGATCTCGAAGTTATTGTGATTCACATACCTGCTTCGGAGGCAACAGCGATTCATAACCATGGCACATCCATCGGCTCCGCTTGTTTAGTTGAGGGAACATTAGTCAATACCAAGTACCGTTTGGACTCAGAAGGTTATCCCGTCGCCCAAACAGATGACTATATTGGGTCAGGTGAATATTTTGAAGCTCCTTGCGAGCAAATTCATCAATTAAGCAACCCTTTCCACGAGCCTGCTGTTTCCATCCATGTGTACAGCCCGCCTCTCCAGGGAGTAACACGCTACTTGCCTTACAGCGAAATCTTGGATTATGTCATCTAA
- a CDS encoding glycine--tRNA ligase — MSVTMDQVVALAKHRGFVFPGSEVYGGLANTWDYGPLGVELKNNIKRAWWKKFIQESPYNVGLDAAILMNPQAWVASGHVGNFNDPMIDCKSCKARHRADKLIENKLAEKDIEIIVDGMTFDDMMKLIVEHNIVCPDCGSKDFTEIRQFNLMFKTFQGVTEASTNVVYLRPETAQGIFVNFKNVQRTMRKKLPFGIGQIGKSFRNEITPGNFTFRTREFEQMELEFFCKPGEDMKWFEYWRSFCHNWLLSLGAKSDNLRLRDHNEDELSHYSNATTDIEYKFPFGWGELWGIADRTDFDLKQHMEHSGSDFNYIDPETNERYIPYCIEPSLGADRVTLALLIDAFEEQKLEGDDSRTVLHFHPALAPIKAAIFPLSKKLNEGAQAIFADLAKHFMVDYDDTGSIGKRYRRHDEIGTPFCITYDFESETDGQVTVRDRDTMEQKRMPISELKAFIENSLQF, encoded by the coding sequence ATGAGTGTTACTATGGATCAAGTTGTAGCATTAGCAAAGCACAGAGGTTTTGTATTCCCAGGTTCAGAGGTGTATGGCGGTTTGGCTAACACATGGGACTACGGTCCGCTTGGTGTCGAGCTGAAAAACAACATCAAGCGCGCTTGGTGGAAAAAATTCATTCAAGAATCCCCCTATAACGTGGGTCTTGACGCGGCAATTCTGATGAACCCGCAAGCTTGGGTAGCATCCGGCCACGTAGGCAATTTCAACGATCCAATGATCGATTGCAAAAGCTGTAAGGCACGTCATCGTGCGGATAAATTGATTGAAAATAAATTGGCGGAAAAAGATATCGAAATCATCGTTGACGGCATGACGTTTGACGATATGATGAAGCTTATCGTAGAGCACAACATCGTTTGTCCGGATTGCGGCAGCAAGGACTTTACTGAAATCCGTCAGTTCAACCTGATGTTCAAAACATTCCAAGGTGTAACGGAAGCTAGCACCAACGTGGTTTACTTACGTCCTGAGACAGCACAAGGGATTTTCGTCAACTTCAAAAACGTTCAACGTACGATGCGCAAGAAGCTGCCATTTGGTATCGGCCAAATCGGTAAAAGCTTCCGTAACGAAATCACGCCAGGTAACTTTACGTTCCGTACACGTGAATTCGAACAAATGGAGCTTGAGTTTTTCTGTAAGCCCGGCGAGGACATGAAATGGTTCGAGTATTGGAGAAGCTTCTGCCATAACTGGCTGTTGTCCCTAGGTGCCAAATCAGATAACCTTAGACTTCGCGATCACAACGAGGATGAGTTGTCCCATTACAGCAATGCGACGACGGATATCGAGTACAAATTCCCGTTTGGCTGGGGCGAGCTCTGGGGTATCGCGGATCGTACAGATTTTGACTTAAAACAGCACATGGAGCACTCTGGTTCTGACTTCAACTATATTGATCCAGAAACAAACGAGCGTTACATTCCTTACTGTATCGAGCCTTCACTTGGCGCAGACCGTGTAACTTTAGCGCTTTTGATTGATGCATTTGAAGAGCAAAAGCTGGAAGGTGACGACAGTCGTACAGTTTTACATTTCCATCCTGCACTAGCACCGATTAAAGCTGCTATTTTCCCACTTTCCAAAAAGTTGAATGAAGGTGCGCAGGCTATATTTGCCGATCTAGCGAAGCATTTCATGGTGGATTATGATGATACAGGTTCTATCGGTAAAAGATATCGCCGCCACGATGAAATCGGTACACCATTCTGTATCACCTACGACTTTGAATCCGAGACAGATGGTCAAGTTACGGTACGTGACCGTGATACCATGGAACAGAAGCGGATGCCAATTTCCGAATTGAAAGCATTCATTGAAAATTCACTTCAATTTTAA
- a CDS encoding carbon-nitrogen family hydrolase codes for MSESQLLHIALIQMDIQIGLPDTNFAQLEKLLHQAVSGDQKPDVIVFPEMWNTGYALTEIQQLADPNGVRTKAFLSDFARTHRVNIIGGSIADKRDDRVLNTIYAFDREGAETAEYSKIHLFRLMDEEKFLHSGDQLGRFELEGVPAGAMICYDIRFPELARKLALDGARILFVPAEWPHPRLHHWRTLLMARAIENQMYVVSCNRVGTSGTTNFFGHSMVIDPWGEVLVEGDENEAILHATIDLTEVVRVRAKIPVFEDRRPHLY; via the coding sequence ATGTCCGAATCACAATTACTTCACATTGCACTTATTCAAATGGATATTCAGATCGGTTTGCCTGATACGAACTTTGCTCAGTTGGAGAAGCTTCTGCATCAAGCGGTTAGTGGAGATCAAAAGCCTGATGTGATCGTTTTTCCTGAGATGTGGAACACCGGCTATGCCTTAACGGAGATTCAGCAGTTGGCTGATCCTAACGGAGTTAGGACGAAAGCCTTCTTGAGTGATTTTGCCCGGACCCATCGTGTTAATATTATCGGCGGCTCCATTGCGGATAAAAGAGACGATCGTGTTCTGAACACCATTTATGCGTTTGATCGCGAAGGCGCGGAAACAGCGGAGTATTCCAAAATCCACTTGTTCCGTCTTATGGACGAGGAAAAGTTTCTACATAGCGGCGACCAGCTTGGCCGATTTGAGCTTGAAGGCGTTCCAGCTGGAGCGATGATCTGCTATGATATTCGTTTCCCTGAGCTTGCGCGCAAATTAGCGCTCGATGGGGCACGGATTCTATTCGTACCTGCGGAATGGCCGCATCCGCGTTTGCACCACTGGCGTACGCTGCTCATGGCCAGAGCTATTGAGAATCAGATGTATGTCGTTTCCTGTAATCGTGTTGGAACTAGTGGAACGACGAACTTCTTTGGGCACTCGATGGTTATTGATCCTTGGGGCGAAGTGCTTGTGGAAGGCGATGAGAACGAAGCGATTTTGCATGCAACCATCGACTTGACGGAAGTTGTTCGTGTTCGTGCTAAAATTCCGGTCTTTGAAGATCGTCGTCCACATTTGTATTAG
- a CDS encoding DUF1572 domain-containing protein, which produces MSDNTQMAQVFLLESIRAFENMKKLADKAFAQTEDAHFYLTLDEESNSLELLIKHMHGNMLSRWTDFLTTDGEKETRLRDDEFESSQYTRDELISKWEEGWRVLFDTLHALTPDDVLKTVQIRGEGHSVLQAIQRQVSHYGYHVGQIVLLSKHWEKSHWETLSIARGQSKAFKPI; this is translated from the coding sequence ATGTCGGACAACACACAAATGGCACAAGTTTTTTTACTGGAATCCATACGAGCATTTGAAAATATGAAGAAGCTGGCGGATAAGGCTTTCGCGCAAACGGAAGATGCTCATTTTTATCTTACGTTAGATGAGGAGTCGAATTCGTTGGAATTGTTGATTAAGCACATGCACGGGAACATGTTGTCACGGTGGACAGATTTCTTAACAACGGATGGGGAAAAGGAAACTCGGCTTCGTGATGATGAATTTGAAAGCAGCCAGTACACGCGAGATGAGCTTATTTCCAAGTGGGAGGAAGGCTGGAGGGTACTGTTTGATACCTTGCACGCGCTAACTCCGGATGATGTTCTTAAGACCGTTCAAATTCGAGGCGAGGGACATTCTGTGCTTCAAGCCATTCAGCGCCAAGTATCTCATTATGGTTACCATGTGGGACAAATCGTTCTGCTCAGTAAACATTGGGAAAAGTCTCATTGGGAGACTTTAAGTATAGCAAGAGGACAGTCCAAAGCGTTCAAACCTATATGA
- a CDS encoding pyridoxal phosphate-dependent aminotransferase yields the protein MTKVSPTKSPFTIQPAERMNGLPTQFFATLVRKANEQIAAGHDVINLGQGNPDRPTPPHIVSSIQEAAANPLYHKYPPFSGFSFLKQAIAQRYKEDHNVDLDPETEVAILFGGKTGLIEIAQCLLNPGDVCLVPDPGYPDYWSGVALAGAEMAFMPLREENNFLPDYSQLKESDLNRAKLMFINYPNNPTGATAPASFYEETVDFAHKHGVVVASDFAYGAIGFDGQKPVSFLQTPGAKEVGIEFYTLSKTYNMAGWRVGFALGNREVIRLINLMQDHYYCSLFGGIQAAAATALTASQDCVTELREVYESRRNALYAALSSIGWHARPSQGSFFSWLPVPKGHTSQSLADLLLQEAKVVVAPGVGFGTHGEGYVRLGLLSTEERLEEAVQRIGKLNLFG from the coding sequence GTGACTAAAGTATCCCCTACAAAAAGCCCTTTTACAATACAGCCTGCTGAACGCATGAATGGACTTCCAACGCAATTTTTCGCAACACTCGTACGCAAAGCCAATGAGCAAATTGCTGCGGGTCATGACGTCATTAATCTCGGCCAAGGGAATCCAGACCGCCCTACGCCTCCGCATATCGTGTCATCCATACAAGAAGCCGCGGCTAACCCGCTGTATCATAAATATCCGCCGTTCAGCGGATTTTCATTTCTAAAACAAGCCATTGCTCAGCGGTATAAGGAAGATCACAACGTAGATCTTGATCCTGAAACGGAAGTAGCGATTCTTTTTGGGGGTAAAACAGGGCTGATCGAGATCGCTCAGTGCTTGCTTAATCCAGGCGATGTCTGTCTGGTTCCTGATCCTGGCTACCCGGATTATTGGTCCGGAGTTGCTCTTGCCGGCGCCGAAATGGCTTTCATGCCTTTACGTGAAGAAAACAACTTTCTTCCAGATTACTCACAGCTCAAAGAATCCGATTTGAACCGCGCAAAGCTGATGTTCATTAATTATCCGAACAACCCAACAGGTGCAACGGCTCCCGCTTCCTTTTATGAAGAAACGGTCGATTTCGCACACAAGCATGGTGTTGTCGTCGCAAGTGATTTCGCCTATGGCGCGATAGGCTTCGACGGTCAGAAGCCGGTCAGCTTCCTGCAGACACCAGGTGCCAAAGAAGTGGGTATCGAGTTCTATACGCTCTCCAAAACATACAATATGGCTGGCTGGCGTGTAGGTTTTGCCCTAGGGAACCGAGAAGTGATCCGCCTTATTAACTTGATGCAGGATCATTACTACTGCTCGTTGTTCGGCGGTATCCAAGCGGCAGCTGCAACAGCTCTCACAGCCTCGCAAGATTGTGTTACTGAGCTGCGTGAAGTTTACGAGAGCCGCCGCAATGCCCTTTATGCAGCTCTTTCCAGTATTGGCTGGCATGCCCGCCCTTCACAGGGGTCTTTCTTCTCTTGGTTGCCCGTTCCAAAAGGACATACCTCACAGAGTCTTGCCGATTTGCTATTGCAAGAAGCTAAGGTTGTCGTCGCACCAGGTGTTGGCTTCGGAACGCACGGAGAAGGCTATGTAAGGCTTGGGCTCTTATCCACAGAGGAAAGATTAGAAGAAGCTGTACAGCGGATTGGCAAACTGAATCTATTTGGATAA
- the proB gene encoding glutamate 5-kinase: protein MTQRIVVKIGSSSLTSDTGGLNPDKIRFFASELAQLKQDGHQLLLVTSGAVAAGFTSLGYRTRPKVLHEKQAAAAVGQALLMQAYHEAFASHGISVAQILLTRYDFSNRKRVQNALMTIDELLQRGVVPIINENDTVSVDELKFGDNDTLSALVGNLVKANKLIIITDMDGLYTDDPRKNANAQRIDRVDAISDELFSFAGGSGSAVGTGGMRSKVEAARIAMRGGVPVFIGRVLEPGDLPQAVDGSGKGTYFDTALNNLPVKKQWVGFHSLPKGQIIVDQGAKAALLSGGKSLLPAGITGASGDFHPGDVVEVISIEGSLLGRGVVNYAAWQVQAAAGLSTDEVQKRVEVARIEVIHRDEWVPLT, encoded by the coding sequence ATGACTCAGCGAATCGTCGTCAAAATCGGCAGCAGCTCTTTAACTTCAGATACCGGGGGCCTCAACCCGGATAAAATACGTTTTTTCGCGTCGGAGCTGGCGCAATTGAAGCAGGACGGCCATCAACTCCTGCTGGTTACTTCCGGCGCGGTTGCCGCAGGCTTCACCTCCCTTGGCTACCGCACGCGGCCTAAGGTGCTGCACGAGAAGCAGGCCGCAGCCGCAGTCGGGCAAGCGCTTCTCATGCAGGCGTACCACGAAGCATTTGCGTCCCACGGCATCAGCGTGGCGCAAATTTTGCTTACTAGGTACGACTTCTCTAATCGTAAGCGCGTGCAGAACGCGCTGATGACGATCGACGAGCTGCTGCAGCGCGGCGTCGTACCGATTATTAACGAGAATGACACCGTCTCGGTGGACGAACTGAAATTCGGCGACAATGATACATTGTCGGCTTTGGTTGGCAATTTGGTCAAAGCGAACAAATTGATCATCATTACGGACATGGACGGCCTGTACACGGACGATCCCCGCAAAAACGCGAACGCGCAGCGTATCGACCGCGTGGACGCCATCAGCGATGAGCTGTTCAGCTTCGCTGGAGGCTCTGGCAGCGCGGTCGGCACCGGCGGCATGCGCTCGAAGGTTGAGGCCGCCCGCATCGCGATGCGCGGGGGCGTGCCGGTGTTCATCGGGCGCGTACTCGAGCCCGGTGATCTGCCGCAGGCCGTAGACGGCAGCGGCAAGGGCACGTACTTCGACACGGCGCTGAACAACCTGCCGGTGAAGAAACAATGGGTCGGCTTCCACTCGCTGCCCAAAGGGCAAATCATCGTTGACCAAGGCGCGAAGGCGGCCCTGCTCAGCGGTGGCAAGAGCTTGCTTCCTGCCGGTATCACTGGCGCTTCAGGGGACTTCCACCCCGGCGACGTCGTTGAGGTGATCAGTATCGAAGGCTCGCTTCTAGGACGCGGCGTCGTCAATTACGCGGCTTGGCAGGTGCAAGCCGCCGCAGGGTTATCGACCGATGAAGTCCAGAAACGTGTGGAAGTTGCTCGTATCGAAGTCATTCACCGTGATGAATGGGTTCCTTTGACTTAA